The Panicum virgatum strain AP13 chromosome 6K, P.virgatum_v5, whole genome shotgun sequence nucleotide sequence TTAGAAAAGTGTAGGCCAAACGCGGACACCAACAGACACATGATGCACAAGGATACTAAGATGGATACATGTTTCCGTATTTCCCCAAAGGAGTGCCTATGCTTTCCTGTGTTCACTTTCAGTCTAGGCAATATCAACTTTCCATACTGCCAACTGTGTGTTGTTCCAAATACCACCATTCTATACTGTACATCAGCAAGCCCCAACACCAAAAAGACACCCTAAACCTAACACTGGCATCCGCATGCGTGTCATTTCTTAAGAAACTTCTCGATACCCTTCTCTAACGCTCTGATTTCTTCTGCATCTTCGCCTTGGAACGACGTTTGCCTCCCTTTGCTGCCTGCTCAAGAGTCAAAACAATGCTCAAATCACAACATGCTTTTCTTGCTTAATGGCCTGGCTCCCATATACAAGCCTGCCTGTGGTTCTACATTATGCAATATTTTCGGTGGGTTCTGGGTCATGACTCATGCTACCTGAACATGCTGCAAGATGTCTTCAAGTTCTACAATGATCTCAGCGAAAGTAGGCCGTACATCAGGATTTTCATCCCAACACCGTTCAATCAGTTTTGACAATCTTGGGTGCACGCTTGTGGGAATGTCCAAGCGCAATCCCTGTTGCAAGCAGGACAAAAGTGTGATAAAACGTAGCACTGTACACCTTTAAAGTTTCTTAACAAACAAAAAAAGGCATGATGCCAGTAAAATATGGTAATCGTCTTCGAAAACTGATGGGTCTATCGTTGGTCAGTTTCAGAGCACTGAATGCTACCGTTTATACAGTGATGTTGGTTTCGTGTGATATAAAATGATGCCAGTATTTTTGCCTCACAATTATCACTAAATAAATCTACCAAAAAAAAGGACATAGCTAGTACGGGAGACAGAAATTTGTACCTGCCTTACACCTAATGCAGCTTGCAAGGGCGTCATGTTGTCATATGGGACCTATAGTGCAATTAAGACTTCATGTTACCTTTAATAAACAAAATACTTTTGTTCAAATGGCTCAGCAGTAATGCAAGTTGCATTCAACACCAGGGCGTACCTTTGAAGTTGACAACTCCCAAAGAACAATGGCAAAGCTGAATACATCTGCTTTGTTATCATAAGGCTTATGATTAATAATCTGTCAAGATAACTAATTCTTGTGAGTGAACTATGCAAACCTAATTTGTAGGtggcatttttttatttcaggaaGAAGGACAACATTTTTGCAAAATATTCCTATATTTTCCACAAATGGACTTTGGAGAACCGTTACAATAGGTAAAAGAAATTTATACTGGATATGATCTTAACAGTATAGTCATCTGAGCTACCAGTCACCTATGCATGATTGGATCCTGAATTTCAGGAAGGAGTTCAAAGTTGCCTTCCATGGAGTGAGAGAGTCTAAAAAAATGTCTTGCTAGTCGTTTAGACCAGGCATTACAGGGCAAGGGGCTCTTCTTATATATATACAGTTCTCGGGAAAAATTAAGTTTACATGCAGCTTCAAATCAATAATTGCTGTTTTGTAATCCCAGTAATGATGTAAGCCAAGTAGCCCTTATTCTCAATGAGCAAATAAGTTATTAACTAAAAGCACAAAAATTGGCCAGAATTTTGGATATAAAGTGTTTCTAAGATAAATAATAGAGTACTAAGTAGAACAAAAAACTAAAGACGGCAATGAAAATTCCTATACTAATGAAACACAAAACAAATCTCAAAgggtaaaaaaaagaagaagaggagctcAAGCACACCTCTGGCGCCATCCATCGGTAGGTTCCCGTCTCAGCAGTCATCAGCCCCTCCTGACTTCCATGTCGTGCCACACCAAAGTCCGCAATCTTTATGACCtattttcagaagaagatctaCAAGGTAACAACTTGGTATTGGGTTGAATGCCATGAGAAAAACATGTACCATGCTGTGTCATCAGCACAGATTCTTGTAAAATACAAGATAACCAAATTCAACATTTTAGGGAATATACATGATTACAACTCGAAATTGAAAAAGCAAGCCCAGGAAACATGTCTTTCTCCAAATGCAACTGGATGCCCTCGAACACTGTTGGATTCTTTGTTTCCACATACTGTCATCATTGTGAAACTTACAAAGGATTTCTTGGAGATTTAAAATGATCTCCCTCGAAAATGATATTTTTCATGTTATTGCTAGTCTTGCAGAAGTGGATTCTGATTGTAAACCTTTAGGCAGTTAATGAAATGATATTACATAACAGCAATTCCAACTGTGCCTCTGACTGAAAACAAAGTGCAGCAGCACACAAATTACAGATAACCTTTATGTCATCGCTAGATTTCATACACCATATAGTCAAGGCAAAAGAAAATGGGCACTGAAAATTAGCTTCAGAGTATTGAATTAGTATCATACTTGATCGTAGCCTATTAGAAGATTTGCAGTCTTCAAATCCCTGTGGATGATGTCATTTTGGTGTAGATAATCCATTCCTTTTGAGATACTGATAGCAATTTTTAGAATTGTAATGAGATCCAAGAAGTTATTGTGCTTGTGAAGAAAGTCATATAAATTCCCTCCAGGCATGTATTCTGAAAGGAGCAGAACCAACCACAAAAGAGAATGCCATTAGCTGCATCTTGCAGCAGAGATAATAGAACACAGAAAACATCAACATGAGGGAATGAATAGGTGCACAATAGACGGATGGGATTTCACTACAACAACATAGTTTCCCTACTCAGGCACATGGGCACCAATACTAAAACCATGAAGAGCTAATGGTTAAGGGACTAGAGGTGTATTATCTATCACATTTTAAAATTGTGCATGCAAGATGACAAGAAGAATGCCACTATCATTCAACTGTGGTTAAGAGTGAACCATGCAATCCCACCCAAAAAGTGAAACAAGGATTGATGAATATTTGAGAAGAACAATACCAGTAACGATGCAATAATATGGATGCTTTGTGCATGCCCCATAGAATCGaagaatattttcatgattaacTCTCCTGGAGAAAAGGTATTTAGAATAAGTTATGACATAATATTTGACCGGTTCATTCAATTATTATGTCCAATGAAAAACTTGCCTTAGAATAAGTACTTCTTGCAGAAACTCAATTTCTGAAGGGTTGTTAAGATTGGCAATTCTGAGACACTTTATAGCGACATCAAGACCATTATAAGTTCCTCGGTATCTGTGAAAGAGAAGATGAATGAGAAGTGCTGTATACTAAACTCTTATATGGCTTTAAACATAGTTTAGTACACCACAGCAATTTGTCAGCTGGCTTCATGACAGTATAGCAATTTAAAATTGTTTATTTCCTTGTTAACAGATGGCAGCATGCATAGATGAATCCTATAGAGGCTAGGCAGGCACACCGGCAATGTTAGCAGTGAAGTGCACAATGGGCACAGCATTTCCAATAAATTAAATATGGCGATATTACTagtgcttcctcttaatgaaatacatgCTCAGGCATGTTCATGAAAAAGATGATATTACTAGTATGAAAGAGTTCTTACAAGTCTGCAGACGATCCAGATGCAATCTTTTCCCCCTTTGCTAGCATCTTCCAGTCGATTTCAGAATCTCCAACCTTCTGTTGTAGGTCAGTTATTTTCTCCGACGTTGAAGAGTTTGTGGAATTGGAAGATGATGCCTGCATATTACATGAAAATAATATAACTGCGGAGAAAAGGTTAATCATGTTATGCTGACTAAGATTAGAGTTTTGTGCATAATGCTGCATTTACTATGACAAATGGCAAAAAACAGGAATGCAGATAGCTTATTCGTGATTAAGTTAAAACACaaatatattaaaaataatagttCATCACATACATTTTTCTGTGCTAAGGCCACCTTAATCTTCACGATCAAATCATCTGTCTCCTGCATGAACAATTGAAAGATGAGCGACATTTTCACAAAACCCTTGCATAGTTGCATGTATAAGAGAACATTGCAGCAGATTTGATGGTTCAGTATGCCTATTACAATGTTAGCTGGTAGAGATTGATATACACATTGATGTAGCAAATTGACATATTCCTTTAAACAACTCTGAATTCACAGTCAAAATTCAGACACAAAATTTGTATAATACTTTCATGATTGATGCTATAAACAGTCTAGGACTAAGCATGTGCATGCTCAAAACTCACCTCTGTCTCCCATCCATCAACGACAAAAACATCCAAGCAAAAGTTATCTTTGGTAGAGTAAACATGAGCTTCCTGAATATTCAATCCAACCTCCGAGAGCAACGCAGTAAGCTGTAGAACAAGCATTTGCCGTTAGAAACTTGATACATAAATAAGAAGAGCAAGCTATGTGAAAATGACGAGTTGACGAGTGCATGAAATGGTCAGTTGGACATTACCCGGCTTAGGAGCTTGGGCCTGTCGATGGAAGAGAAAATGATCTCATGGATAAGCATAGTTTTCAAAcgacccctgcataaaattaattaactgattttaacaaaaaaaagagagtcaCGGATGTaagtactgtagaaattttaaACTGTGGATGTCTTATTTCTTCAGAAAAGacagagagagaaggaaaagcAGCACTTTATAAGTGAGTCCAACTATTACCACAAGAAGGAAGCATAGGGAGGGAAGGTGTGCAGATAAAGTGAAGAAGTACCTAGAGGAGATAGACATGGAATCATTGACGTCCACTGTCTTTCTCCTCTCCAAACTGAGGTCCTCCAACAACCTTTGACATGGCTCCTCAAGCTCTTGATTGTGGCCAGTGCCGTGATAATCCGGTCGAACTGGCATGCTCTGCTCGCCCCGAGGCCGAGGCAGGGCATAGCAATTAGCAACACAAGACAATCGTGAATCGTGAATAAAAAAAAAGCAAGTTTCATTTTTGGCTTGCACTTTGGAATCGGACAATTAATCATATCATAATCTTAGCCGTTGTCAAATCAAATCACTAAATCAGATCATATCATATCAGTGCCCCTTTTCTTTGTTGTTGCTGTTTCTGGGGGGGCAGGCACAGACAGAAAAGAGAGGAGGTCTTTTGGGGGTGAGTAGAGTACTAGTGGAGCTTACCTTGATATATCGCGCGTGGAAGACGGGTCGCTTCTCGGGGTCTGCGCACTCCTGGAGGATCTCCCAGTGCAGGAGCACGTCCTCGGCCTTGTCCTCGACGTCGAGGTCGAAGAGATACCTCCGGGGCAGCCTCTGGAGGTGGCGGGCGAGGCGGCCGTGGAAGGAGGGGTCCGCGAGCGTCTCGTCGTGCCTCCCCGTCAGGCGGAGGCGCTCGCAGATCCTCCTCTGCACCGCGTGGAGGTCCGGCTGGGCCTCGCGCGGCGCCGGGGAGCTCTCGCCCGTGCCCTCCTCCAGGTCCTGCTGCACCTCCTCCCCAACGCGCCGCGACGGAGCCATCGGCCGGAATCTTGGAACCTCAGGCGGTTGCGTTGCGTTGAGCTGCGCCCGTGGGACCGGCCAGCCGAGTCGGGCCACCCTAGGCTCGTATTTatggaggggcgccggccggccggccggcggggagaCCGGCGATTGGATTGGAGttggagaagacgacgacggcCATGGAATGGAATGGCCCAAgcacatgttttttttaaatatatgctaccagtattaattaattaactataCTACGAGTTGCTTTGGATCAGTTAAAGCTTGTAGTAAATTTTGGCCACCAATACTCCAATATGGGatgaaaattttatttattgttTAGCTGGTTTCTGTATGTATAATATCCCAATCCCACCTATGGGATCCAAATCAGTTATGACCTTACATTATTATTATTGTTGTTACAAGGTAGCACatgtaaagaagaaaaaagaacatTATTACACAGATTAAACGTGAATATAAAGACTGTAAAATATTGCAAAAATGGGACTGAAGAAGGGGATAGACGTGCTTGTGTTGGCGCAGAACTAAAGCCAACACACGAAAACACTTGAACGCGCAGTGAGCAACGGCACGacgcagcgccgatgctcagatcgatcagaccggttgggtacaccggtcagaccggttgtcgccgGGCAGGCTGGCGGCGAAACCAACGAACAtcgcccgggaaggacccgtcggggcaggcgcacgcagggttgttctagggtcggcaggccacctagaacgccctcaatcgacgtagagacgaaggaagaacagcatatatatatagtatatggGGAAAAACTAGGgcaaaaagaaagtaaaaaagataaaagtttttttttgtatttgatcgattggataccctaatcggctgtgactctttatatttatagggtggggtggacttatcctgcAAGAAattctattacaagatctaaatctattaaaaactctaattgtactcggattccacttggaccagtcagaccggtcgaccctacCAGTCAGATCGGTCGGCTGCTGCCGGACCGACTACaacgtctgaccggtcagaccgctagggcgtaccggtcagaccggtcggtattgtcgaatgccaattttggtcgtcaacatatgcccccctgttctttgggaaagcttgcgtgccaaagaacacaCTTCtagaccaaaattgtctaagggcgataacAATTTATCGGCCGTATTTTGCTTCTTCCTCAAGCTGATGATGAAACAACTTGCTTGACCTTCCACATCTGATTCATGGTCGCCGATCTTGCTGGTATAATCTCCGCTTGCTGTTCCATGGACTCTTTCTTGCGCATCCTTTGCAGCCTCctcttttgggtgtgagacAAACCTGAAGGACAACACCTCGATTGTAGATATTTTGAATCTTGTTTTATGTTCTTCTCACACCCTTGCTGCAATCAATGTTCTTCGCTCaaactcgattgctcttgagaCGATGATGGTTTTGTATTCTTGACTTTGTCCGGCCACCCCATCTGCTTCTGGACGACTCTTTTCTTCttatatttggccaagagttctttaaaactcggccttcctttttctttcttgtttctGGAATTCTTTCCAGAATTTCCagagcgaccggtcagaccggttttttgatcagtcagaccggtctgagcagatCTGGCGTCTTGCTTCTGTTTTTGCCTCCCGAGTACTGATTTCTTCAACGAATCTTCAAAGACCTTCTTTGCTGGAGCTTCCTGATGAGATTTCGAAGGCTCAGACCTCTCTTCAccaataattatatttttttccttttattgatttggcttgatttggccgaattaacactttaggattactcaattcaagcacatgtgtATGTGCAGGGAAATGATTCTGATCACCTTCAtttgtggaacaattattcggccttcgttaacagccgattgaatttgccttcgaagcacattgcaatcattaatcgtatgagagaaagtattatgaaatttgcaataagctcgCCGCTTTAATTCTTTAAACAGCGGTATGACATGcgacatcttgatgtatccattcttatataattcatcaaatatcctctcacatttggatacatcaaaagtaaatctttctTGCCGATCTTTATGAATCGGTTTAAGAGAACCACAAACGCAAGGTTTATCATTGGAggaccaaacaaattcagcggtataaacatctttaccttcatcgtccgaacaattggaATCACACCCAAACACATAAATAGGACAATTAGGTTTTTCATTGGACTTTTGAGTGTCTCTAACTTttttagctcggctttcattagcTAGAGCCTTTTGTAGGACTTGACTAATATCTTGGAACTCTTGTCCCTCTAGCTtttctttatgaaaatcaaATAAACCAGCAAAAGTTAGATCAGCcaaatctctatcagaaattgtcaaactataacatcggtttctagtatctctaaatcttctaatatactcataaacaccttcatgtatttttttgtttaaccgaTAAAAGATGTGACAATCTCAATTCAGTTTTACCAGTAAAGAAATAATCACGGAATTTCTGCTCTAAATCAGCAAAAGTGAaaactgaattgggtggcaatgaaataaatcaagtaaatgcagcacccgatagagataaaTGAAATAACCTCGATTTGTAAATGTCATTAgtgctagcttcaccacattgtataataaattgaccaatatgctccaatgtagttctactatcatcaccagtgaatttaacaaattcaggaattttaaacccttgaggatatgcaacataatcataaTTCTCAGGGTATGGTCTTTGATAAGTTCGGCATTTGGCTTTAGGTTCTATACCAAAGGTTTGCCGAAATATCTTCATCACCTCTTCTTTAATACTACCTGATCCAATATCATCAGCATTAGGCcgatttgtgatcggtgtactACTAAgttgagcaaagttcggcggtgtagaatgtcgcaacgaacttgctgccCCATATGGCACATTGACATTAGGTGATAcattataattaattcggctATGCTGATTAGCCGAATTAGTCGCAATAACATTATTAGTTGGAATTGCCGAACCACGCATCGTcttatcggtattagatgtagatgcattattaccgacagacttcataccaagatgtatttcaattcggctaaaatggtcatcaaacatatcatgcatattttgaccaataaattccaacttattattTACATGAGAAGCAACAGCACTATCTATCATATTAGTTACTTCTAAATCAAGAGCAGGCTGTTTATCCTCATCAAATTTTACCTCAAATTGTGAAGCATCGAATGCGTCATCTATCGTGATCTTCCCTTGtcggtcgatggagaagtgcgagatgtactggttcatggcttcttcttctagcctctggatctccttctccttctcttctctgaTCTTCTTCTGGATGTCATCAAGAATCTTCTGATGCTCGTCCGGAAGTTGTTGAACATTCGGCCTCCGGATATTGGCAGAATCAACTTCACTAGGTTTAGGAATACCAGTCATGGCAActgatttatttttttcttccccagcggagtcgccaaaatatgttggcgcAGAACTAGAGCTAACACACGAAAATGCTTGAACACGCAGCGAGCAATGGCACGacgcagcgccgatgctcagactggttgggtataccggtcagaccggttgtcgccgGGCAGACTGGCGGCGAAACCAACGAACGTCGCTCGGGAAGGACCCGTTggggcaggcgcacgcagggttgttctaggatcggcaggccacctagaacgccctcaatcgacgtagagacgaaggaggaacaacaGATAGTAGATGGGAAAAAGCTAAGAcaaaaaagtaaaaagataaaagttttttttgtatttgatcgattggataccctaatcggccgtgaccctttatatttatagggtggggtagACTTATCCcgtaagaaatcctattacaagatctaaatctattaaaaaccctagttgtactcggattccacttggaccggtcagaccggtcgaccctaccggtcagaccggtcggctgctgcCGGACCGACTACAATGTCTGACCGGTCAGTATTGTCGAATGCCAATTTTGATGGTCAACGGCCTTTTTGACTCGTGTGTGATTGTATGTCTTCTGTATGACAAAATAAAGCTACTGAGTGACTGCGTTGTTTCGTTTAAACTAATGCCCAGCTGCTAAACAAAAAATTCAGAATGACGTGGGTTAGTGGAAGGAGCACCAGGTATTTCGAGATACGAATCTTATTAGTTTACCTCCATCAACCATCATCG carries:
- the LOC120711078 gene encoding serine/threonine-protein kinase STY46-like yields the protein MAPSRRVGEEVQQDLEEGTGESSPAPREAQPDLHAVQRRICERLRLTGRHDETLADPSFHGRLARHLQRLPRRYLFDLDVEDKAEDVLLHWEILQECADPEKRPVFHARYIKSMPVRPDYHGTGHNQELEEPCQRLLEDLSLERRKTVDVNDSMSISSRGRLKTMLIHEIIFSSIDRPKLLSRLTALLSEVGLNIQEAHVYSTKDNFCLDVFVVDGWETEETDDLIVKIKVALAQKNASSSNSTNSSTSEKITDLQQKVGDSEIDWKMLAKGEKIASGSSADLYRGTYNGLDVAIKCLRIANLNNPSEIEFLQEVLILRRVNHENILRFYGACTKHPYYCIVTEYMPGGNLYDFLHKHNNFLDLITILKIAISISKGMDYLHQNDIIHRDLKTANLLIGYDQVIKIADFGVARHGSQEGLMTAETGTYRWMAPEIINHKPYDNKADVFSFAIVLWELSTSKVPYDNMTPLQAALGVRQGLRLDIPTSVHPRLSKLIERCWDENPDVRPTFAEIIVELEDILQHVQAAKGGKRRSKAKMQKKSER